TCGGTGTAGCCTGCAAGATCCAGCATTGGCTGCAGGTAATCCATATCATTGTTGATAAGTGCAACAACGGTCTTTGCTATTATTTCAGGTGATGGTGGGCATCCTGGAAGTGCAAGGTCCACATCTATGAGGTCTGCTATCGGTACAAAGGACTCGTGTGATGGCTGTGCCTGCTGGCCACCCCTTGAGTACCTTGTGAAGCAGCCTGTTGCTGCGCATGAACCGAATGCACAGACCAGTTTAGCCTTCTCCCTGAGTTCCCTGAGTTCGTGCAGGCTGTGCTCGTCCTGCAGACAGACGGAACCCTCCACAAGGGCCAGGTCCATCTCTGGCATCTCCCAGAGATCCACCAGGGTCTGTCCATATACTATGTCCACCATATTGGTGAGCAGTTCTGCGAGAATGTCATAATTTTCTGTTAACGACATGGCGTCTCCGGTACATCCACTCAGGTGAATGTAACCTATTCTTGGTTTTGCATTTTCTTCAGCCACTTTTTCAACCTCCTCTTTTGAAGCTCCAACAGGTTCCGATTTTTCCTTTTCAGGTTCTTCCCTCTTAGCTTCAGCCTCCAATCCTAAAAATCTTTTGATTCGGGCGATTAAACTCATTTAGAAACCCCAATCTCCTCTAAGATCATCTGAATGGCTCTGGGAATAGCCTTCTTTACCGGGGGTGTGAGGCCCATTTCCACATTGGGAGCTGATATCTCCTCGGGTTTACACCCAATTACCACAACGTCAATTTTTTCACTGAGTTCATGGAGGGGCTGGCTCACTGGCCATGTGTGCATATTCTCATAGGATCCCTTTGGAATTTCAGTTACCTCGAATTTTCTGAGGGTTCCAGGTTCCGCATTGAATTCAACAACGTCCACAACTATCATCTTCTTCCACTGTTCATGTGGCAGTGAGAAGACAAAGTGTGGACCGCCAGTTCCAGCGTCTATGAACATTACATTTTCTGGTTTTTCCTTATCCTTGAAGTATTCTTCAAGGGCCTTGATAACCTCTGGGCCGAATCCATCGTCCTTGAAAAGGATGTTTCCACAGCCCACCACTAGAATCTCAGCGTCGTATGGCATGTTATTCCCTAGATTCTAACCATTTCGTCCTTAATCACTGATTTGTCCTCATCATCAACAACCATCACGTGTGTTGCGCATGAGAGACATGGGTCATATGCACGTATAACGTGTGGTCCGTATTCATGGTGGAATCCTTCAGTTGCTGGGCCCATTGTTGGGATGTTCCAGGTTGTTGGGACAAGTGCGCTGTAGAACTGTATCTTGCCGTTCTCAACCTTGGCCATGTGCACGTCAAGTCCCCTTGGACCCTCTATTGCACCTATACCAAGTTTACCTGTACCTCTCTCATCGAAGTCTGCCCTTACAGGTGCTGATGTGTCAAGTTCATCCAGTATTTCTATTGCCCTTGAGAGTGCAGTTTTCATCTCAAGTGCCCTTGCAACGTGCTGTGCAACAACGCCCCTTTCCTTGAAGCCCTGGAATTCAACCATCCTTGCCCTTGGGCCGACCTCCACGTTTCTTCCATCGTAGAGTGGTATTGTTGAGCAGGCCCTCTTGGCTATTTCGGGGTCATCATACCAGCTTTCTGGCATTACCTCTGTGAACCTGTCAAGGTCGAATTTTGTCCTGTCGCCATAGAGCTGGTGGCTTGCGAGTGTGGGCTGGTTGTGGACACCAAGGCCCTCTGGAAGGCCCTTGTCCTCGATGAGGCCAATCATCAACTCAACGTGTTCGTTTAGTTTAGGTTTGAGCTGTTTGAGCCTTGCGTAGAGCCTTTTTCTTGCGAGTTCTGTTATGTTGTCGGCCATTCCACCTATCCTAATATCTGATGGGTGGATACCCTCACCTGCAACCATGTCAACTACGTACTGTGCGTTTTTTCTTATCTCGGAGATTGAGTTTATGGCATCAACCATCATGTTTTCAGGTACGAAGTCAGGTGCTATGAGGAAATGGTGGATCGCATGGCTGTTTACGTGGTGTGCGGCCAGTGTGAGTTCCCTGAGGAGTCTTCCTGCCTTTGGAACCTCAATGTCAAGGGAGTCGTCTATTGCCTCAACTGAAGCCAGTGTGTGGGGTATGGGGCACACTCCACATATCCTCTGGACAATGACTGGAGCTGTTTCAGGTGCTTTACCTGTCACTATTTTCTCAAGACCCCTTACAGGAGTAATACTGAAGTATCGCCCCTTTGTCACGATTCCTTCATCATCGACTTCCATGACAAGTTCTGCATGTCCCTCCTGTCGTGATGTCGGCGATATAACAATCCTTTCGCTCAAATGTATCACCTCTTGTTTTTAAAGTTCAAAAAACCTTCAATATTATAACTATTTTTAAATGTTATAAGTTTTTCAATTATAAAAAAAGTGAAAACTATTTATATTATGGTGGAAGTGAGTTATTATTAGTAGAAAATCTACTTTATAATATTAATTTTTTATTCAGTAATACTGAATATTTATTTATATATGTATCCACATAGTCCATATGTGTTGTCAAATACACGAGAAGGTGAGTTGATGATAAACTCCAAAATCCTAGTATCAGTGGCAATAGTCCTGATAATCGGAGCTCTTGCAGCAGGTTATCAGGTGAGTCAGAATTCCGAAACACTGTGGAAGTTCACCAACCCCCACGGTAGTCAGGGCCAAGCGCCACAGCAGGGTGAGTCAAGCGTCCACAGTGAATCACCCTCAACCACATCATCTCAGGGTGGCAGTGATTCAGCTTCAGGTGGGGCTTCAGATATGAATGTGAAGATATCATCTTCAGAGGCAAGGAACATCGCACAGAAGTATATAAAACAGGAGGGTGCCACTGCAGGAACCCCAAGGCTTGTCAAATTAAACGGCAAAATGGTTTACATTGTGCCAGTGGAAATGAATGGTAAAGCCATTGGGGAGATCTACATTGACCCCATCACAGGAGAAAATCTTGGAGGGGCTGGTGGTGCGCCATGATGATAAAAACAGAAACTGAATGCTGTACAATTTATGCAGAAGATGTTGAGGATGCCGTTGTCCTTGAGGGCTCCCCCGGTGTGGGATTGATAGGTAACATCCTGGGATGGTTACTTGTTGAGGACCTCAAAATGAAGGAGATAGGGTACATTGACTCCAAGTACTTCCCTCCCCTCGCTGTTCTTTATAAGGGGGTCGCAATACACCCCTTCAGGATATATGAAGGGGATGGAATAGTCCTCTTCCTATCGGATTTCATCCTTCCGCCTGCAGTGGTCTATGATATGACAAATGCAATTGTAGACTGGATGACCCGCAACAACAGCAGGGAACTCATAACCTTCAACAGCATGGTTGTCCGTGAAAAATCACAGCCAGTTGCAGGTGCAGGTAACAGCCAGGAGGTCATCCAGAGACTCGCAGATCTGGGAATACCCATAGTCCCCTTCGGTAACCTCAACGGTATTTCAGGAACACTACTTACAAGGTGTGCTGTTAAGGATATACCAGCCTCATGCCTCTTTGCAGAGATACTAAACCCCTACCCTGATCCCAGGGCCGCTGCAAGTGTTGTTGAGGTTCTAAATGAGATGCTAGGCACCAATGTTAACCCCGACCCACTCCTACAGGAGGCCCAGGCCATAGAGTCACGCCTCAAGAAGCTTGCAGAGACAGTTCAGGGGGAGGCAGAAACACCCATATACATGTAAAAGTTTATATATGAAAAGATCCAATATCTTTTTACTCTTTTGGTAGGGCCCGTAGCCTAGCCAGGATAGGGCGTCGGACTTCTAATCCGAAGGTCCCGGGTTCAAATCCCGGCGGGTCCGCTAAAAACAGGTGAGTACGGAGGGGCCCGTAGCCTAGCCAGGATAGGGCATCAGACTCCTAATCTGAAGGTCCCGGGTTCAAATCCCGGCGGGTCCGCTCACATTTTCCACTCTGATTTTAAGGTTTGATTATAAAGTTATTCTTTAAATGAAAAAGAGTCATTTATTTTCTTTGATTATACTACCTGAAGTATGCGTCAAGTGTCTCGGCAGGGAACCTTATCTCACCGTATTTACCCCCGCCGCCGGGTATAACGGTGAGTGAACCATTCCTAAAGGCCTCAACTGCCACCGCAACACTGGCATCGATTCTTCCAATATCCTCAATGGGAACGCTAAGAAGAACATCGATCTCTGTCCCGAACTCCCCCACAAGACCCTCCCAGATACCCTGCACGAACTTTGTTGTGACACCCTTACCATACTTCATTCCTATGATCTCTGCAAGGGGCATTATATGGACATAAGGCGGCCTGTGGGGGGGATGGTGTGGCTCATCCCAGGTTGAAAGTTCATAGATCCTGTAGTCAACACCCTTCTTGATCCTGCCGCCGCATGGGCATTTCATCTTCATCTGGAGTGCCTCTTCAGGGCTGTAAATCCTGTAGCACCTTGTACAGGCGGTCATGTGATACTTTCCAAGGCGGGGATCCAGGCCATAGTTTGCCCTGATCCTGCACTTCCTGATCGACCTTTTGAGGGATGTGAAGGATATGTCATCCATTTCAAACTGGTTGAACTCCCTCCCGAGCCTGTGTGGCCAGGGTGAGTGGGCATCTGAATTTGTGAGGAAGGGTATATCTGCAAGTTCAGATATCTTATCGGCCATTTCAGTGTCCGCAGAGAGCCCCAGTTCAAGGAAATCCGGTCGCTTCCCGTAGCAATCCATGTAGCTATCATATGATTTGTACATGCTGGTCCAGGGGGTGAAGGCATGTGCAGGACCAGCGATACCATCGTATTCATGTACCATTTCAAGTATCTGGGCCCCGTTCATCCGCACTCTAGGCCTGCCATCTGAGCTGCCGGTTGAGGGCATCCTCTCCCCCATCTCCTCTGCAGCCTCCAGGGACGGGAGTATTATGAGGTGATGAATTCTCCTCGAGTCCTCAACCTCTGCGGTTATTATGAAGCTGCACTCATCCCGCAGATACACACCATCCCCTGCGTATTCAGTAGATTCCTCAATGATTTTCCTCCAGCCAGGGTGGAATGCGTCCCCTGTTCCCACTATATGGAGGCCCTTGAGCTTTGCCTGGGGTGCTATTGCCTCAATGACCATGTTGCGGGATGTTGCCCTTGAAAAACAGCTGTGTATATGTAGATCGGCATTTAAAATCATTTAATCAGCCAGAAAAAATATTGAGAGTTAACCTATGTAACGGAGGTCCTCCTCACCGGGCTTGAGATTCATCCTGTCAATCATCTCCTGCTCCATCTGTTGGGCCCTGGAGATCATCTTCCTTGTCTCCTCTGCACGCTCCTCAAGTTTCTCAAGGTCCACTTGTAGTTTTGTCATCTCAAGGAGCACCTCCAGAAGCGCCCTTGCAGCCTCCGCATCTATGAAATAGCCTGGTGTTTCACCCATGAGGCAAACTCCGCGCATACCCCTCATCCTTCCCATTCCAAGGAGTAGTCCTGAGGCACCTATTATACCTCCATCTGCAGAGCGCAGAATAACGTTGTGTTCTTTAAGGCTCTCAGCAAGTTCCATGTCCGTGGCTGCACCGTAAACCCTTGCCTTATCAACAGGCTGACCTGTTGCAAGCCCCCCAAGGGTGTATATCCTCTCTACACCGTAGCCCTCAACAAAGTCGAGTATCATGCCGCAGATCTCATACTGACCCTCAGGTGAAAGTCCCTGGGTGTTGCCAACAAGTATTATATAATCCCTTTTATCCTCACCAGCCTCCCTGAGGTAGTAGAACTCGTTCTTCATGGGTTCAACTATCCCATTCTCATCTACCAGAACCTGTGGTGGGAATGATGGAGAGTAGAGTTCAGCGAATCTGACCGCCTGGAGTTCATCTATTATATGGTCAGCTGCGAGTTTCCCGACATGCCCTATCCCTGGAAGTGCCTCAATAAAAACCGGCCTGGAAAGTTCAACATCTTCCAGAATATTTATGGTTGTTTCCCTCATTTTATTCACCACTACTTCTCAAATAAAACCTCTCTTTTGAGTCTTCTCCGGTATTCGCCATACCTGTCCTCAGGGGAAAATTTTGGGGGATAAACAACCCCTGTTGGTCCGCCGCATCGGGGGCATACATCCCGTAGGGTGTACTCCATGCATGAACGGCATCTTCTCATCTTCATGTCAGTTCACGGAGAAATTCTCCCTCTCCACCCTCTTTTTTCACTATATCTATGCACCTCTGGGCCGCTTCCTTGAGCTTTTTCTCGGCCTTGAGGTAATCCGTTGATTTCACTATCAGCCTGTACCTAGGGGCCCCGACGGCCTGTACAGTTATACCCTCCTCCTGGGCGGATTTAAGGGCCTTCCTGATTATCTCAACACCGTTGGGTGCATAGGACTTTATATCAACATATCCTGTGATCTGAACCTCGGGAGGTGTTATGTTACGTTTGGCCACCTCTGTTATGGCAGCGGCCCAGTCCTCTGGGACGCCCTCCTCCAGAAGTGCCTTTTCACCCTCCTCTGCAGCGGTTTCAAATGCACCGTAGAGGTCCCCGAATATGTCCATGAGTTCATATCCGACTTCCTCGTAGGCCGTGTCAAGGTCCTTTCCCAGGTCCTTTGCTGCCAGTTCAAGAAACTTTTCAGCCTTCTGTTCTATTTTCCAGGCCTGGATCTTCTTTGTGCGCTGGTCCTCCCTTATTCTTTTCATGGAAACATCCACGTGTCCCTTCCTGGGGTTCACACGGAGGACCCTTGCGACTATCTTCTGGTTCTCCCTTACGAAGTCCCTTATATTCTTAACCCATCCAGAGGATACCTCGGATATGTGAATGAAAGCCTCCTTCCCTGGATATTCCTCCAGGGTTGCGAAGGCGCCGTAGTTGAGGACCTTGTGAACGGTCCCAACCACCAGTTCACCCTCTTCAGGCCATTCATTTTTTCTTCTTACCATGAAAAACACCTAGATTAATCCAGGACCTCTAGAATCTGGGCTTTGATCTTTGATTTTCCTCCTGTTGGCTCAACAAGTGTTTTACCACAGATTATGCACTGGACATATGAGGCTGCCCTGTCAAAGACCACCTGCTGGTTACCGCAGTCCATACATTTAACCCGGAGAAAATTACCTTTCGTATTGTAGAACATCACACATATCACCCCTAGGCTACAAATTCAACTCTTCCAGCCCTGAAGGACCTTTTCTTTATGTGTGATTTTCCACATTCCTTGCATTTGAGCCTGAGGTCAAGTTTCTTGACGGGTTTGTTACCTGAGGGTAGCGGACGTGGGTAACCCCTGTAACCGGCTGTTACACGTCTGAACTGCCTCTGACCCCATTTGAGTTCACTTGCCTTTCTTCTCTTTGATTCAAGTACCTCGTGAACTGTGTGCTTTCTACAGTTTGGACAGTAAGTTCTTCTTTCCTTGGGAATCTTCATATCTAATCACCTCTTAAGTGAAAAAGTAAGCCTTTAAAATAACTGGAACTTTTTTTATACTGGGTTAGTATATCTCAAATCTCTATTTATACCTTTGTATGGAACCTTTCAGACAGACAGAAATGTGCCAGGAGAATTGTATTTATGAGTACCTTATCCTCCTGCCCTTTCTTGCATTTATAAACACATCTGCATTGAGCGATGGGAGTGTAACAATGTCCTGCGGTCGAAATGGGCCGTAAATTTTTTCATCGACCCCCATTATTCTTGCAGGCACCTCCTCAAATATCAGCACAGTCTCAATGTCCCCTCCCTTATCATCCAGTCCATTGGCCCTGGTTTCAGGTTCCCGGTGGCTGGAATTTTTTTCCTTCCGCTTCTGGATAACTTTAGGTTCTACACGGGGTTCCTTCTCTTTATCAAGTTCTATCGAAGGAATTATTTTCTCCCTGAATTCCCTCAGGGTCTCTATAAGTGAAAAGTAGAGTTCCTCCTCCTCGGGGGTCATGTTGAGGGGGGTTGTATCCTGGAGGTCAAACTGGGGTTTCCCGTTGAACAGGTGGTATGACCTCTGGACGTTCATCACTGCACTGTCTGTTATCTTGTGCTCCCTTCTCTCACATATCTCAGTGGCTATCCTCTGGGTGTCCCTTATAAGGTAGTGTTCCTTTGCAAATGGATCATTTCCAACCGCCTCGAGGAGATCCTCCAGGTAGCTGTGGACCCTCTCATAGAAGTCATCGCCAACCCTTGCAAGACCGCTTTCAGTTCTCTCCTTTTTCTGAATCCTCCTCAGTTTCTGAAAGAATTCGTCCAACCCCATTCCTCACCAGTAGTTATTCCTCTGCCTCGATTCTTGGAGCAAGGAGGAAGCTCAGCTCTCCCTCATTGCTGGCCATTTTCAGTGTTAGTTTAAGGGGCATGTCATCTCCAAGGTTGATGATTGCTGTCTCACTGAACTTATCGGCCTTGAGCATCTCCTTTATCTTGTCAAGTGAGTAAACACTCCTTGCAGGTTTACTTATCTTTTCACCATGGAGATATTCTATCTCAGCGTCTCCGAATTCCCCCTCCGCAGATGCCATGAAGCGATCCTCATCAACACGGAATGTTATCTTATCTGAGAATATGTCTATATCTGCTATTGAATCCTTGAGGAGCTGGAATGGCACCTCAAATTCGTTCTCATACTGGATTTCAGGAGGACTTGGGGTTTCATATTCAATGTCAATCAGCCTTATCTTGAAGGTCCTTACTGCCTCTCCCTCAAACTGGACTATAAGGTTCCCCTCATCGGTTGAGAGTATAATCCTGTCGTTTGCCTTGGCCCTCTTGAGGACCTTCATGAGTTCCTCTGTATCCACATTTATCTTCTCTGGCTCATCGCAGACGTATTCATCGAAGAGTTCAGATTTCAGTTCAAGGTGCACGTATGTAATGTGGGACCTGTCAAGGGCATCGAGACGCAGGCCTTCGGCACTGATCTGTATCTGCACCTCATCAACGATGGATGATATGGCATCGAAGCTCGTCCTTAAAATGTTAGGATCATTCAATTCTGCCTTGAACATTTTCGTCCTCCTTATCTATATAGCTAGATATTGGGGTCATTCTTTATATACTATTCTTCCTCTTTTTCCTCTTCCCCTGTTTCAGCACTCTTAACCTGTTTATAGAACCTTTCAAGGGGGGTCCTACCTACGATGCTCTGTACCATCGAGGCACCCAGCAACAGGAGACCAGTGAGTATGAGGAATGCTGCAATTACTGTGTTCTCACCTGAGACAACATTATCCACAACCCTCTCTGAGGATCCAATAATTGCGATTATTCCTGCGATTATAAGGACCGCCCCAAGGGTCATGGCTGAGTACCTGATTATATCATCCCGGTATCTTATTATCAGTGTCACAGGGAATCCATGATCAGATTCATCATTCTGGATTTCTTCCCTTATCCTTGATATGAAACCCTTCAGAGAATTGAGTTCCCCTGATTTCTCCTTGCTTTCAGTTCCGGAATCCTTGGTTCCGGTTTTTTCGGTGCTCATCGTGAAATTCCTCACTTCAT
This DNA window, taken from Methanothermobacter sp., encodes the following:
- a CDS encoding PepSY domain-containing protein: MINSKILVSVAIVLIIGALAAGYQVSQNSETLWKFTNPHGSQGQAPQQGESSVHSESPSTTSSQGGSDSASGGASDMNVKISSSEARNIAQKYIKQEGATAGTPRLVKLNGKMVYIVPVEMNGKAIGEIYIDPITGENLGGAGGAP
- the frhA gene encoding coenzyme F420 hydrogenase subunit alpha translates to MSERIVISPTSRQEGHAELVMEVDDEGIVTKGRYFSITPVRGLEKIVTGKAPETAPVIVQRICGVCPIPHTLASVEAIDDSLDIEVPKAGRLLRELTLAAHHVNSHAIHHFLIAPDFVPENMMVDAINSISEIRKNAQYVVDMVAGEGIHPSDIRIGGMADNITELARKRLYARLKQLKPKLNEHVELMIGLIEDKGLPEGLGVHNQPTLASHQLYGDRTKFDLDRFTEVMPESWYDDPEIAKRACSTIPLYDGRNVEVGPRARMVEFQGFKERGVVAQHVARALEMKTALSRAIEILDELDTSAPVRADFDERGTGKLGIGAIEGPRGLDVHMAKVENGKIQFYSALVPTTWNIPTMGPATEGFHHEYGPHVIRAYDPCLSCATHVMVVDDEDKSVIKDEMVRI
- a CDS encoding translation initiation factor IF-2 subunit alpha yields the protein MVRRKNEWPEEGELVVGTVHKVLNYGAFATLEEYPGKEAFIHISEVSSGWVKNIRDFVRENQKIVARVLRVNPRKGHVDVSMKRIREDQRTKKIQAWKIEQKAEKFLELAAKDLGKDLDTAYEEVGYELMDIFGDLYGAFETAAEEGEKALLEEGVPEDWAAAITEVAKRNITPPEVQITGYVDIKSYAPNGVEIIRKALKSAQEEGITVQAVGAPRYRLIVKSTDYLKAEKKLKEAAQRCIDIVKKEGGEGEFLRELT
- a CDS encoding 50S ribosomal protein L44e, which gives rise to MKIPKERRTYCPNCRKHTVHEVLESKRRKASELKWGQRQFRRVTAGYRGYPRPLPSGNKPVKKLDLRLKCKECGKSHIKKRSFRAGRVEFVA
- the frhD gene encoding coenzyme F420-reducing hydrogenase, FrhD protein, whose translation is MPYDAEILVVGCGNILFKDDGFGPEVIKALEEYFKDKEKPENVMFIDAGTGGPHFVFSLPHEQWKKMIVVDVVEFNAEPGTLRKFEVTEIPKGSYENMHTWPVSQPLHELSEKIDVVVIGCKPEEISAPNVEMGLTPPVKKAIPRAIQMILEEIGVSK
- a CDS encoding proteasome assembly chaperone family protein encodes the protein MRETTINILEDVELSRPVFIEALPGIGHVGKLAADHIIDELQAVRFAELYSPSFPPQVLVDENGIVEPMKNEFYYLREAGEDKRDYIILVGNTQGLSPEGQYEICGMILDFVEGYGVERIYTLGGLATGQPVDKARVYGAATDMELAESLKEHNVILRSADGGIIGASGLLLGMGRMRGMRGVCLMGETPGYFIDAEAARALLEVLLEMTKLQVDLEKLEERAEETRKMISRAQQMEQEMIDRMNLKPGEEDLRYIG
- a CDS encoding RNA-protein complex protein Nop10, with product MKMRRCRSCMEYTLRDVCPRCGGPTGVVYPPKFSPEDRYGEYRRRLKREVLFEK
- a CDS encoding TIGR00375 family protein, whose protein sequence is MILNADLHIHSCFSRATSRNMVIEAIAPQAKLKGLHIVGTGDAFHPGWRKIIEESTEYAGDGVYLRDECSFIITAEVEDSRRIHHLIILPSLEAAEEMGERMPSTGSSDGRPRVRMNGAQILEMVHEYDGIAGPAHAFTPWTSMYKSYDSYMDCYGKRPDFLELGLSADTEMADKISELADIPFLTNSDAHSPWPHRLGREFNQFEMDDISFTSLKRSIRKCRIRANYGLDPRLGKYHMTACTRCYRIYSPEEALQMKMKCPCGGRIKKGVDYRIYELSTWDEPHHPPHRPPYVHIMPLAEIIGMKYGKGVTTKFVQGIWEGLVGEFGTEIDVLLSVPIEDIGRIDASVAVAVEAFRNGSLTVIPGGGGKYGEIRFPAETLDAYFR
- the frhG gene encoding coenzyme F420 hydrogenase subunit gamma; this encodes MSLIARIKRFLGLEAEAKREEPEKEKSEPVGASKEEVEKVAEENAKPRIGYIHLSGCTGDAMSLTENYDILAELLTNMVDIVYGQTLVDLWEMPEMDLALVEGSVCLQDEHSLHELRELREKAKLVCAFGSCAATGCFTRYSRGGQQAQPSHESFVPIADLIDVDLALPGCPPSPEIIAKTVVALINNDMDYLQPMLDLAGYTEACGCDLQTKVVNQGLCIGCGTCAMACQTRALDMTNGRPELNTDRCVKCGICYVQCPRSWWPEEQIKKELGL
- a CDS encoding DNA replication complex GINS family protein gives rise to the protein MDEFFQKLRRIQKKERTESGLARVGDDFYERVHSYLEDLLEAVGNDPFAKEHYLIRDTQRIATEICERREHKITDSAVMNVQRSYHLFNGKPQFDLQDTTPLNMTPEEEELYFSLIETLREFREKIIPSIELDKEKEPRVEPKVIQKRKEKNSSHREPETRANGLDDKGGDIETVLIFEEVPARIMGVDEKIYGPFRPQDIVTLPSLNADVFINARKGRRIRYS
- a CDS encoding 30S ribosomal protein S27e, whose amino-acid sequence is MFYNTKGNFLRVKCMDCGNQQVVFDRAASYVQCIICGKTLVEPTGGKSKIKAQILEVLD
- the pcn gene encoding proliferating cell nuclear antigen (pcna), encoding MFKAELNDPNILRTSFDAISSIVDEVQIQISAEGLRLDALDRSHITYVHLELKSELFDEYVCDEPEKINVDTEELMKVLKRAKANDRIILSTDEGNLIVQFEGEAVRTFKIRLIDIEYETPSPPEIQYENEFEVPFQLLKDSIADIDIFSDKITFRVDEDRFMASAEGEFGDAEIEYLHGEKISKPARSVYSLDKIKEMLKADKFSETAIINLGDDMPLKLTLKMASNEGELSFLLAPRIEAEE
- a CDS encoding proteasome assembly chaperone family protein, with protein sequence MIKTETECCTIYAEDVEDAVVLEGSPGVGLIGNILGWLLVEDLKMKEIGYIDSKYFPPLAVLYKGVAIHPFRIYEGDGIVLFLSDFILPPAVVYDMTNAIVDWMTRNNSRELITFNSMVVREKSQPVAGAGNSQEVIQRLADLGIPIVPFGNLNGISGTLLTRCAVKDIPASCLFAEILNPYPDPRAAASVVEVLNEMLGTNVNPDPLLQEAQAIESRLKKLAETVQGEAETPIYM